In Paractinoplanes brasiliensis, the following proteins share a genomic window:
- a CDS encoding PucR family transcriptional regulator, producing MSESAPPRGAAKPPPAATLRRIERHAGALATSAVARMDETLPWFRALPADQRSQVMLVAQAGVRSLVEWLRSGGVVAPATQEISDDVFAAAPRALARSITLTQTVQLIKVTIDVAEAEVAAMAAPGEEEPLLQAILKFSREIAFSAARVYARAAESRGAWDARLQALLVDALLRGDSSDVLASRAAALGWADAPPVAVVVGRSPGGDITAVLHAVYRAARRARIEVIGGVHGDRLVVVMGGATDPMASAGALAGSFGEGPIAVGPAVPSLDQATESARAALAGFRAAPAWPGAPNPVAADDLLPERALAGDMEARRTLRHDAYGSLMRAGSGLVETLDAFFATGGVLESTARELFVHPNTIRYRLKRVTEVTGLSPLDGRDAFALRIALTVGRLDPAT from the coding sequence GTGTCCGAGAGCGCACCACCCCGGGGAGCCGCCAAACCGCCCCCCGCAGCCACCCTGCGGCGTATCGAGCGGCACGCCGGCGCCCTGGCCACCTCGGCCGTGGCGCGCATGGACGAGACGCTTCCGTGGTTCCGCGCCCTGCCGGCCGATCAGCGGTCGCAGGTCATGCTCGTGGCTCAGGCCGGTGTCCGCTCGCTGGTGGAGTGGCTGCGGTCGGGCGGGGTGGTGGCGCCCGCCACGCAGGAGATCTCCGATGACGTGTTCGCCGCGGCGCCCCGGGCGTTGGCTCGGTCGATCACGTTGACGCAGACCGTGCAGCTCATCAAGGTCACGATCGATGTGGCGGAGGCCGAGGTGGCCGCGATGGCCGCGCCGGGCGAGGAGGAGCCGCTGTTGCAGGCGATCCTCAAGTTCTCACGCGAGATCGCCTTCTCCGCGGCCCGAGTGTACGCCCGCGCCGCCGAGTCGCGGGGCGCCTGGGACGCGCGGTTGCAGGCCCTGCTGGTCGACGCCCTGTTGCGGGGTGACTCGTCGGACGTGCTGGCCAGCCGGGCCGCCGCGCTGGGCTGGGCCGACGCGCCGCCGGTGGCCGTGGTGGTGGGGCGCTCGCCGGGCGGTGACATCACGGCTGTGCTGCACGCGGTCTACCGGGCCGCCCGCCGGGCCCGCATCGAGGTGATCGGCGGGGTGCACGGCGACCGGCTCGTGGTGGTGATGGGCGGCGCGACCGATCCGATGGCCTCGGCGGGGGCGTTGGCCGGGAGTTTCGGGGAGGGGCCGATCGCGGTCGGGCCGGCGGTGCCGTCGCTCGACCAGGCCACGGAGTCGGCCCGGGCCGCCTTGGCCGGGTTCCGCGCGGCGCCGGCCTGGCCCGGCGCGCCGAATCCGGTGGCCGCCGACGACTTGCTGCCCGAGCGGGCCCTGGCCGGTGACATGGAGGCGCGGCGGACGTTGCGGCACGACGCGTACGGGTCTTTGATGCGGGCCGGCAGTGGGCTGGTGGAGACGTTGGACGCCTTCTTCGCCACCGGCGGCGTGCTCGAGAGCACCGCCCGTGAGTTGTTCGTGCACCCCAACACCATCCGGTACCGGCTCAAACGGGTCACCGAGGTCACCGGGTTGTCGCCGCTGGACGGCCGGGACGCGTTCGCGCTCCGGATCGCGCTGACCGTGGGACGCCTGGACCCTGCGACGTAG
- a CDS encoding ACP S-malonyltransferase, whose product MLAVLSPGQGSQKPGFLTPWLDLPGADTNLRWWSALAGADLLRLGTVAEADEIKDTARTQPLLVAASLLAAGELPLEQVDVVAGHSVGELGATAIAGVFSAEVAIALAGVRGKEMAAACALEPTGMSAVLGGDPEEVLAALEKHGLHPANRNATGQVVAAGSLDGLAQLAAEPPEKARVRPLEVAGAFHTPYMAPAETALAAVAGGMTVADPVRTLLSDLDGTAVTQGREMVERLVRQVTAPVRWDLVMRALADLGVTGVIELPPAGTLAGLVKRELKGEGAPEIVTLNTPDDLPAARDLIARHSGHPIEGATR is encoded by the coding sequence GTGCTCGCCGTACTCTCCCCCGGCCAGGGTTCCCAGAAGCCCGGCTTCCTGACCCCGTGGCTCGACCTGCCCGGCGCCGACACCAACCTGCGGTGGTGGTCGGCACTCGCCGGCGCCGACCTGCTGCGTCTCGGCACCGTGGCCGAGGCCGACGAGATCAAAGACACCGCCCGTACGCAACCTCTGCTGGTCGCCGCGTCACTGCTCGCGGCCGGCGAGCTGCCGCTGGAACAGGTCGACGTGGTCGCCGGTCACAGCGTCGGCGAGCTGGGCGCGACGGCGATCGCGGGGGTGTTCTCGGCTGAGGTCGCGATCGCGCTGGCCGGCGTACGGGGGAAGGAAATGGCTGCTGCCTGCGCGCTGGAACCCACGGGGATGAGCGCGGTGCTCGGCGGCGACCCTGAGGAGGTGCTCGCCGCGCTCGAGAAGCACGGCCTGCACCCGGCCAACCGCAACGCCACCGGCCAGGTCGTCGCGGCCGGGTCGCTCGACGGGCTGGCCCAGCTGGCGGCCGAGCCGCCCGAGAAGGCCCGCGTACGCCCCCTCGAGGTCGCAGGCGCATTCCACACGCCCTACATGGCGCCCGCCGAGACCGCGCTGGCCGCCGTCGCCGGTGGGATGACCGTCGCCGATCCCGTCCGCACGCTGCTGTCCGACCTGGACGGCACGGCTGTGACGCAGGGCCGCGAGATGGTCGAGCGCCTGGTCCGCCAGGTCACCGCGCCGGTCCGCTGGGATCTTGTGATGCGCGCGCTGGCCGATCTCGGCGTCACCGGCGTGATCGAGCTGCCGCCCGCCGGCACCCTGGCCGGGCTGGTCAAGCGCGAGCTCAAGGGCGAAGGGGCCCCTGAGATCGTCACCCTCAACACGCCGGACGACCTGCCCGCCGCCCGCGACCTCATCGCCCGGCACAGTGGGCACCCGATCGAAGGAGCAACACGATGA
- a CDS encoding beta-ketoacyl-ACP synthase III: MTAGTRILAMGHYQPSRVVTNDDLAATIDTNDEWIKSRVGIAERRIADGESVADMATFAAEKALAASGLTAADIDLVTVATCSSVDRCPNVATRVAARLGINAPAAYDLNTACSGFSYALGTADHAVRAGASRNALVIGAEKLSDVTDWTNRTTAVLFGDGAGAAIVTGVADGEQPGIGPVLWGSAPEKGDALRIEGWQPYIEQDGQTVFRWATTALAPFALETCEKAGIKPSELAAFVPHQANTRIIDGIVKRLGLGPEVVVAKDIIHSGNTSAASVPLALSKLIESGEVASGAPVLLFGFGGGLTYAGQVVRCP; this comes from the coding sequence ATGACCGCGGGCACCCGCATTCTCGCGATGGGGCACTACCAGCCCTCGCGCGTCGTCACCAACGACGATCTCGCGGCGACGATCGACACCAACGACGAGTGGATCAAGAGCCGGGTCGGCATCGCCGAGCGGCGGATCGCCGACGGCGAGTCGGTCGCCGACATGGCCACCTTCGCGGCCGAGAAGGCGCTGGCCGCCTCGGGCCTGACCGCGGCCGACATCGACCTGGTCACCGTGGCCACCTGCTCCTCGGTCGACCGCTGCCCCAACGTGGCGACCCGGGTGGCGGCGCGGCTGGGCATCAACGCCCCCGCGGCGTACGACCTCAACACCGCGTGTTCCGGCTTCTCGTACGCGCTGGGCACCGCCGACCACGCGGTCCGGGCCGGCGCGTCGCGCAACGCCCTGGTCATCGGCGCCGAGAAGCTGTCCGACGTCACCGACTGGACGAACCGTACGACCGCCGTGCTCTTCGGCGACGGCGCCGGCGCGGCCATCGTGACCGGGGTGGCCGACGGTGAGCAGCCCGGCATCGGCCCGGTGCTGTGGGGCTCGGCGCCCGAGAAGGGTGACGCCCTGCGCATCGAGGGCTGGCAGCCCTACATCGAGCAGGACGGCCAGACGGTGTTCCGCTGGGCGACCACCGCGCTCGCCCCGTTCGCACTCGAGACCTGCGAGAAGGCCGGGATCAAGCCGTCCGAGCTGGCCGCTTTCGTGCCGCACCAGGCCAACACCCGCATCATCGACGGCATCGTCAAGCGTCTGGGCCTGGGCCCCGAGGTCGTCGTGGCCAAGGACATCATCCACTCGGGCAACACCTCCGCGGCCAGTGTGCCGCTGGCCCTGTCGAAGCTGATCGAGAGCGGCGAGGTCGCCTCGGGCGCCCCGGTGCTGCTCTTCGGCTTCGGCGGCGGCCTCACCTACGCCGGCCAGGTCGTTCGCTGTCCGTAA
- a CDS encoding SigE family RNA polymerase sigma factor has translation MSGDNHVAKHDGKSRLRDEALREFVTSRLPQLRRTAFLMCGDWQMASELTHAALARLVADSRRGAVADPDVFAWSDLMEACRRRNRRREHVFVASAGAAGVEAESILLLDALHKLAPRCRAVLVLRYFDGFDVDATGAMLDLDDEQVTAYERAGLAALEKLLGESEAAMAG, from the coding sequence ATGTCCGGCGACAACCACGTGGCGAAGCACGACGGCAAGAGCCGCCTGCGTGATGAGGCCCTGCGCGAGTTCGTCACCAGCCGCTTGCCCCAGCTGCGCCGTACGGCGTTCCTGATGTGCGGCGACTGGCAGATGGCTTCCGAGCTGACCCACGCCGCCCTGGCCCGCCTGGTGGCCGACAGCCGCCGCGGCGCGGTCGCCGACCCGGACGTCTTCGCGTGGTCCGACCTGATGGAGGCCTGCCGCCGCCGTAACCGCCGCCGGGAGCACGTCTTTGTGGCGTCGGCCGGTGCGGCGGGGGTGGAAGCCGAGTCCATCCTGCTGCTGGACGCCCTGCACAAGCTGGCGCCGCGGTGCCGGGCCGTGCTGGTGCTGCGCTACTTCGACGGGTTCGACGTGGACGCCACGGGGGCCATGCTGGACCTCGACGACGAGCAGGTCACCGCGTACGAGCGGGCCGGGCTGGCCGCCTTGGAGAAGCTGCTCGGCGAGTCCGAGGCAGCGATGGCCGGATGA
- a CDS encoding MFS transporter: MAVAHGVPVLATPVEPVRRSWIGLLFAANLGLWMAYFTPIQVLLPEQVAEITPDSKELWLGVVTGIGAVVAIVVNPLAGALSDRTRIKLFGRPYGRRHVWTLAGCILSVLSIAVLAEASNLLTVIVAWCFVTVGINVMLASLTAAVPDRVPIAQRGLVSGWIGMPQALGLVMGAILVTAVFTDIGTGYIALGLGLVVLAVPFALLTKDDPLPPGTKVRARWKIDLRGHPDYMWAWGTRFLVQLGNALGTLYLLYFLDDAVGLDDPDTGLLYMILLYTVGMISTAMIGGWLSDRVGRRKIFVIWSGVLIAIAATLLAIWPTWTISLVAAFLFGMGFGVYLAVDTALITQVLPSQADRAKDLGVINIASAAPQALGPLLAAPIVTSLGGYPALFGATALVSLVGAVAVVKIRSVP; the protein is encoded by the coding sequence ATGGCCGTCGCTCACGGAGTCCCCGTCCTCGCCACGCCGGTCGAACCCGTTCGCCGGTCGTGGATCGGGTTGTTGTTCGCGGCCAACCTGGGGCTCTGGATGGCGTACTTCACGCCGATCCAGGTGCTCCTGCCCGAGCAGGTCGCCGAGATCACGCCGGACAGCAAAGAGCTGTGGCTGGGCGTCGTCACCGGCATCGGCGCGGTCGTGGCCATTGTGGTCAACCCCCTGGCGGGCGCGCTCTCCGACCGTACGAGGATCAAGCTCTTCGGACGCCCGTACGGGCGAAGGCATGTCTGGACGCTGGCCGGGTGCATCCTGTCGGTGCTGTCGATCGCGGTGCTGGCCGAGGCGTCCAACCTGCTCACGGTGATCGTGGCCTGGTGCTTCGTGACGGTCGGCATCAACGTCATGCTGGCCTCGCTGACCGCCGCCGTGCCCGACCGGGTGCCGATCGCGCAGCGCGGGCTGGTGTCCGGCTGGATCGGCATGCCGCAGGCGCTCGGCCTGGTCATGGGGGCCATCCTGGTCACGGCCGTGTTCACCGACATCGGCACCGGCTACATCGCGCTCGGGCTCGGGCTGGTCGTGCTGGCCGTGCCGTTCGCCCTGCTCACCAAGGACGACCCGCTGCCGCCGGGCACCAAGGTCCGGGCCCGCTGGAAGATCGACCTGCGTGGGCACCCCGACTACATGTGGGCCTGGGGCACCCGGTTCCTGGTGCAGCTGGGCAACGCGCTGGGCACGCTGTACCTGCTCTACTTCCTCGACGACGCGGTCGGGCTGGACGACCCGGACACCGGCCTGCTCTACATGATCCTGCTCTACACGGTAGGCATGATCAGCACCGCCATGATCGGCGGCTGGCTCTCCGACCGGGTCGGCCGACGCAAGATCTTCGTGATCTGGTCGGGCGTGCTGATCGCGATCGCCGCCACCCTGCTGGCGATCTGGCCCACCTGGACGATCTCGCTGGTCGCGGCGTTCCTGTTCGGCATGGGTTTCGGCGTCTACCTGGCCGTCGACACCGCGCTGATCACCCAGGTGCTGCCCAGCCAGGCCGACCGGGCCAAGGACCTGGGCGTGATCAACATCGCCAGCGCCGCCCCGCAGGCGCTCGGCCCGTTGCTGGCCGCCCCCATCGTGACCAGCCTGGGCGGCTACCCCGCCCTGTTCGGCGCCACCGCGCTGGTCAGTCTGGTCGGGGCCGTGGCGGTGGTGAAAATCCGCTCGGTGCCCTAG
- the gltX gene encoding glutamate--tRNA ligase yields MTVRVRFAPSPTGMFHVGGARSALQNWIYAKQHDGVFVLRIEDTDAARNRPEWTEGIISALDWIGIERGSYEGPHFQSSYAQDHTAAATRLYGEGKAYYCGCRREDVIARTGNQHTGYDGFCRDKGYGPGEGRALRFRTPDEGETVVEDLVRGKPTFENKLMEDFVIARSDGSAVFLLANVVDDMSMDITHVIRAEEHLPNTPKQQLLWEALGHTPPVWAHVPVIVNEKRQKLSKRRDKVALESYRDEGYLAAAMKNYLMLLGWAPSDDREIVPWQVIEEEYRLEDVNHASAFFDVKKLRAFNGDYIRALSVPEFIQLCTPWLSGTDTIPAPPWEPAAFDAEVFTAVAPLAQTRIAVLSEIVEYVDFFFLDEPAIDEASWAKAMKEGAADILDATVAAFERLDVWSAEPLKAALEEVGMARELKLGKTQAPVRVAVTGRSVGLPLFESIEVLGKERTLARLRAARARL; encoded by the coding sequence GTGACTGTTCGCGTACGCTTCGCCCCCTCCCCGACCGGCATGTTCCACGTCGGCGGCGCCCGCTCGGCGCTGCAGAACTGGATCTATGCCAAGCAGCACGACGGCGTCTTCGTGCTCCGGATCGAGGACACCGACGCCGCCCGCAACCGTCCCGAGTGGACCGAGGGCATCATCTCCGCGCTCGACTGGATCGGGATCGAGCGCGGGTCGTACGAGGGACCGCATTTCCAGTCGTCCTACGCGCAGGACCACACCGCGGCGGCCACCCGGCTCTACGGCGAAGGCAAGGCCTACTACTGCGGTTGCAGGCGCGAGGACGTCATCGCCCGCACCGGCAACCAGCACACCGGTTACGACGGCTTCTGCCGTGACAAGGGCTACGGGCCGGGCGAGGGCCGCGCGCTGCGCTTCCGCACCCCCGACGAGGGCGAGACCGTCGTCGAGGACCTGGTGCGCGGCAAGCCCACCTTCGAGAACAAGCTGATGGAGGACTTCGTCATCGCGCGCAGCGACGGCTCGGCGGTCTTCCTGCTGGCCAACGTCGTCGACGACATGTCGATGGACATCACGCACGTGATCCGGGCCGAGGAGCACCTGCCCAACACGCCCAAGCAGCAGCTGCTGTGGGAGGCGCTGGGGCACACCCCGCCGGTCTGGGCGCACGTGCCCGTCATCGTCAACGAGAAGCGGCAGAAACTGTCCAAGCGCCGCGACAAGGTGGCCCTGGAAAGCTACCGCGACGAGGGCTACCTGGCCGCCGCGATGAAGAACTACCTGATGCTGCTCGGCTGGGCGCCCTCCGACGACCGCGAGATCGTGCCGTGGCAGGTCATCGAGGAGGAGTACCGCCTCGAGGACGTCAACCACGCGTCCGCGTTCTTCGACGTCAAGAAGCTGCGCGCGTTCAACGGCGACTACATCCGCGCCCTCTCGGTCCCCGAGTTCATCCAGCTCTGCACGCCGTGGCTGAGCGGCACCGACACGATCCCGGCCCCACCGTGGGAGCCGGCCGCGTTCGACGCCGAGGTGTTCACGGCCGTGGCCCCGCTCGCGCAGACCCGCATCGCGGTGCTGAGCGAGATCGTGGAGTACGTCGATTTCTTCTTCCTCGACGAGCCGGCGATCGACGAGGCGTCGTGGGCCAAGGCGATGAAGGAGGGCGCGGCCGACATCCTGGACGCCACGGTCGCCGCGTTCGAGCGGCTCGACGTGTGGTCGGCCGAGCCGCTCAAGGCCGCGCTCGAAGAGGTGGGCATGGCTCGCGAGCTCAAACTCGGCAAGACCCAGGCCCCCGTACGCGTCGCGGTGACCGGCCGCTCGGTGGGGCTCCCGCTGTTCGAGTCGATCGAGGTGCTGGGCAAGGAGCGCACGCTCGCCCGGCTGCGGGCCGCCCGCGCGCGCCTCTGA
- a CDS encoding acyl carrier protein, which translates to MATREEITLGLAEILEEVAGVNPDDVAEGKSFTDDLDVDSLSMVEVVVAAEEKFGVKIPDNEVQNLKTVGDAVSYIEANH; encoded by the coding sequence ATGGCTACTCGCGAAGAGATCACCTTGGGCCTCGCCGAGATCCTCGAGGAGGTCGCCGGCGTGAACCCGGACGACGTCGCCGAGGGCAAGTCCTTCACCGACGACCTGGACGTCGACTCGCTGTCCATGGTCGAGGTCGTGGTGGCCGCCGAGGAGAAGTTCGGCGTCAAGATCCCCGACAACGAGGTGCAGAACCTCAAGACCGTCGGCGACGCCGTCAGCTACATCGAGGCGAACCACTGA
- a CDS encoding IS4 family transposase produces the protein MVRVAAGPFAPGHLGELTQQVPFEMIDTVLAQTRCTQQRVRDLPSRVVVYLLLAGCLFAEIGYRQVWQRLISGLDGLPVTDPSAAALTKARARVGPQPLRALFDLLRGPAASMAGPVRWRGLLVCAIDGTTLFTADTTANLARYSKQRGGRTGGSSYPMLRLVTIMACGTRSVMDAVFGPITSGETTYAKDLLARLPAGVLLLADRNFAAGQLLNLVTGCGSHLLVRAKTGRGGPKLPVLHRLVDGSYRSMFGGQSVRVIDAEISIKTKAGTVTGVYRLITTLLDPDAYPATTILRLYHERWEIETAYLEIKSSILDGRVLRARTPTGVDQEIHALLVTYQILRTAMTDATNSDTSTDPDRASFTIALHAARDQVIQAAGVIADTVIDLIGKIGRLVLDDLLPARRLRVNARTVKRAISKYNARGPNIDRRTYQATISLTILAGPP, from the coding sequence GTGGTCCGGGTCGCGGCAGGCCCGTTCGCGCCGGGTCATCTGGGTGAGCTGACCCAACAGGTGCCGTTCGAGATGATCGATACGGTCCTGGCTCAGACCCGCTGTACTCAGCAGCGGGTTCGGGACCTGCCCTCGCGGGTCGTGGTGTATCTGTTGCTCGCGGGGTGTTTGTTCGCCGAGATCGGCTATCGGCAGGTGTGGCAACGCCTGATCAGTGGCCTGGACGGGCTGCCGGTCACGGACCCGAGCGCGGCCGCGTTGACCAAGGCCCGTGCCCGGGTCGGCCCGCAACCGTTACGGGCGTTGTTCGACCTGCTGCGCGGCCCGGCAGCCAGCATGGCCGGGCCGGTGCGCTGGCGCGGTCTGCTGGTCTGCGCGATCGACGGCACCACCTTGTTCACGGCCGACACCACGGCGAACCTGGCCCGATACTCCAAACAACGCGGCGGACGCACCGGCGGGTCGAGCTATCCGATGCTGCGGCTGGTCACGATCATGGCCTGCGGCACCCGATCGGTGATGGACGCCGTGTTCGGGCCGATCACCAGCGGCGAGACCACGTATGCCAAGGATCTTCTCGCCCGGCTACCCGCCGGGGTGCTGTTGCTGGCCGACCGCAACTTCGCCGCCGGTCAGCTGCTCAACCTCGTGACCGGCTGCGGATCACATCTGCTCGTCCGGGCCAAGACCGGCCGTGGTGGTCCGAAGCTTCCCGTACTGCACCGTTTGGTCGACGGCTCCTACCGGTCGATGTTCGGCGGCCAGAGCGTCCGGGTCATCGACGCCGAGATCAGCATCAAGACAAAGGCCGGCACGGTCACCGGTGTCTACCGGCTGATCACCACCCTGCTCGACCCGGACGCCTACCCCGCCACGACGATCTTGCGGCTCTATCACGAGCGGTGGGAAATCGAGACCGCCTACCTGGAGATCAAATCGAGCATCCTCGACGGCCGGGTACTACGAGCACGCACCCCGACCGGCGTCGACCAGGAAATCCACGCGCTGCTGGTCACCTACCAGATCCTGCGCACCGCGATGACCGACGCCACCAACAGCGACACCAGCACAGACCCGGACCGGGCCAGCTTCACCATCGCCCTGCACGCCGCCCGTGACCAGGTCATCCAAGCCGCGGGTGTCATCGCCGACACCGTCATCGACCTGATCGGCAAGATCGGCCGCCTCGTCCTCGACGACCTCCTGCCCGCCCGACGGCTACGCGTCAACGCCCGCACCGTCAAACGAGCCATCTCCAAATACAACGCCCGCGGCCCAAACATCGACCGGCGCACCTACCAGGCCACCATCAGCCTCACCATCCTCGCCGGACCACCTTGA
- a CDS encoding TetR/AcrR family transcriptional regulator, with protein sequence MDDKRRLILDQALALVDERGLAAMSMRAVAERVGLTSMALYPYVGGKDALLDGLVDLLSLELGDEVGGDRPDDWRHRLRALGRSVRALAKRHPGAFPLLLNRPAAGASASWLTAALRGVLHDAGVPEAHIPRMARMFLAFLLGYATGEVTGATVVASDSDDEFEADLADLVRLVEVAVRVA encoded by the coding sequence GTGGACGACAAGAGACGGCTGATCCTCGACCAGGCGCTGGCTCTGGTGGACGAGCGCGGCCTCGCCGCCATGTCGATGCGGGCGGTGGCCGAGCGGGTCGGGCTCACGTCGATGGCCCTCTACCCGTACGTCGGTGGCAAGGACGCCCTCCTGGACGGCCTGGTGGACCTGCTCAGCCTGGAACTCGGCGACGAGGTGGGCGGGGACCGCCCCGACGACTGGCGGCACCGCCTGCGGGCACTGGGCCGGTCCGTACGGGCATTGGCCAAGCGGCACCCGGGCGCGTTCCCCCTGCTGCTCAACCGGCCCGCCGCCGGCGCCTCGGCCTCCTGGCTGACCGCGGCGCTGCGGGGCGTGCTGCACGACGCGGGGGTGCCCGAGGCCCACATCCCGCGGATGGCCCGCATGTTCCTCGCTTTCCTGCTGGGCTACGCGACCGGCGAGGTGACCGGCGCGACCGTCGTGGCGAGCGACAGCGACGACGAGTTCGAGGCCGACCTGGCCGATCTGGTACGCCTCGTCGAGGTCGCCGTTCGAGTCGCGTGA